One Deltaproteobacteria bacterium genomic region harbors:
- a CDS encoding NADH-quinone oxidoreductase subunit J: MEPILFIIFGAIAVGGSIMVVTRRHPMSSALYLILTLFAVAALFVLRQAHFLAAIQVIVYAGAVVVLFIFVIMLINVPENKLPVERVTGLRLLGVVAAGLLILESAVLARRLAIPSGSTADAGSVQAVGRALFTDYLLAFEITSVLLLAAVIGAIALAKKKI; the protein is encoded by the coding sequence ATGGAACCGATCCTGTTCATCATATTCGGGGCGATCGCCGTGGGCGGGTCGATCATGGTGGTGACGCGAAGGCACCCGATGTCCTCGGCGCTCTACCTCATCCTGACGCTGTTCGCCGTGGCGGCGCTATTCGTCCTGCGGCAGGCCCACTTCCTGGCGGCGATCCAGGTCATCGTGTATGCCGGGGCGGTGGTGGTCCTGTTCATCTTCGTCATCATGCTGATAAACGTCCCGGAGAATAAACTCCCCGTGGAGCGGGTGACGGGCTTGAGATTGCTGGGGGTCGTGGCGGCCGGGCTCCTTATCCTGGAATCGGCCGTACTGGCGCGGCGGTTGGCGATTCCTTCCGGGTCGACGGCGGACGCCGGTTCCGTCCAGGCGGTGGGAAGGGCGTTGTTCACCGACTACCTGCTCGCATTCGAGATCACCTCGGTGCTGCTGCTGGCGGCAGTGATCGGGGCGATAGCGCTTGCGAAGAAGAAAATATGA
- a CDS encoding NADH-quinone oxidoreductase subunit I: MTIGVKKVARPEKMSFGESLYLLEIVKGLAVTMGHFLHNAAHNKEIPTIEYPEVRRAMPPRFRGCHRLMKRPNGAPRCVACYMCATACPAKCITIVAGESPDPGVEKYPVRFDIDMLRCIFCGQCVEACPCDAIRMDTGWHTPPDITREKLIFTVDRLLEK; this comes from the coding sequence ATGACGATCGGCGTGAAAAAAGTGGCGCGGCCCGAGAAGATGTCCTTCGGGGAGAGCCTCTACCTGCTCGAGATCGTGAAGGGCCTTGCGGTGACGATGGGGCATTTCCTGCACAACGCCGCGCACAACAAGGAGATCCCTACGATCGAGTACCCCGAGGTGCGCAGGGCGATGCCGCCGAGGTTCCGGGGATGCCACCGGCTGATGAAGCGGCCCAACGGGGCGCCGCGCTGCGTCGCCTGCTACATGTGCGCGACCGCCTGCCCGGCGAAGTGCATCACCATCGTTGCGGGAGAGTCCCCCGACCCGGGAGTGGAGAAGTACCCGGTGCGGTTCGATATCGACATGCTTCGCTGCATCTTCTGCGGCCAGTGCGTCGAGGCGTGCCCGTGCGACGCGATCCGGATGGACACCGGGTGGCATACACCGCCGGACATCACCCGGGAAAAGCTCATATTCACGGTCGACCGGCTGCTGGAGAAGTAA
- the nuoH gene encoding NADH-quinone oxidoreductase subunit NuoH, whose translation MNPQLFDIAVAVGRVSVFFAFVLGLVVVMTWVERKGAAYMQDRRGPNRARILGVTLFGMFHPLADALKFLFKEDFIPDTSNRLFYQIAPMFALAPAILTMAVVPFGPPVTIGGKQIALQIADLNVGILYLFAISGLGVYGIVLGGWASNSKYPLLGGLRSASQMLSYEVSIGLSIMGILMVFQSVQLSEIARGQGELLFGIVPKWGVFVQPLGFILFITAMYAEANRTPFDLPEGESELVAGYHTEYGSFKFSMFMMAEYIHLVVGSAVVATLFFGGWQVPYLADTGFVFPGGASFALPAAAVLVLRIAAFVAKTFFFCWLFVWVRWTIPRFRYDQVMRLGWKVMLPLSLLNIFVTGLVLLLIDKGGF comes from the coding sequence ATGAATCCCCAGCTCTTCGACATCGCGGTGGCTGTCGGACGGGTGTCCGTCTTCTTCGCATTCGTCCTGGGGCTCGTCGTGGTCATGACGTGGGTGGAACGGAAAGGGGCCGCCTACATGCAGGACCGGCGGGGCCCCAACCGTGCGCGCATCCTCGGCGTCACGCTTTTCGGCATGTTCCATCCCCTTGCCGACGCGCTGAAGTTCCTGTTCAAGGAAGACTTCATACCGGACACGTCGAACCGGCTCTTCTACCAGATAGCGCCGATGTTCGCCCTTGCCCCGGCGATCCTGACGATGGCGGTCGTCCCGTTCGGCCCTCCCGTTACGATCGGCGGAAAGCAGATAGCGCTCCAGATAGCCGACCTGAACGTGGGAATCCTCTACCTGTTCGCGATCTCCGGGCTGGGAGTCTACGGCATCGTACTCGGCGGCTGGGCCTCCAACAGCAAGTACCCGCTCCTCGGGGGGTTGCGCTCCGCGTCGCAGATGCTCTCTTACGAAGTGTCCATCGGTCTCTCCATCATGGGGATCCTCATGGTGTTCCAGTCCGTCCAGCTCTCCGAGATCGCGCGCGGGCAGGGGGAGCTCCTCTTCGGGATAGTGCCGAAGTGGGGGGTCTTCGTCCAGCCTCTCGGGTTCATCCTGTTCATCACCGCCATGTACGCGGAAGCGAACCGGACTCCGTTCGACCTTCCCGAAGGGGAGTCGGAGCTCGTCGCCGGCTACCACACCGAGTACGGCTCCTTCAAGTTTTCCATGTTCATGATGGCGGAGTACATCCACCTGGTCGTGGGCTCGGCGGTCGTCGCGACGCTCTTCTTCGGCGGCTGGCAGGTTCCGTACCTCGCGGACACCGGCTTCGTCTTCCCCGGCGGCGCTTCCTTCGCGTTGCCGGCCGCGGCCGTGCTGGTCTTAAGGATCGCGGCGTTCGTGGCGAAGACGTTCTTCTTCTGCTGGCTCTTCGTGTGGGTCCGGTGGACGATCCCCCGGTTCCGGTACGACCAGGTGATGCGCCTGGGATGGAAAGTGATGCTCCCGCTTTCGCTGCTGAACATCTTCGTGACGGGGCTGGTGCTGCTCCTGATCGATAAAGGCGGTTTCTAA
- a CDS encoding (2Fe-2S)-binding protein, with protein MPTFTINGISATVPDGTTILAAAIRIGVEIPHYCYHPKLSIAGNCRMCLVEVEKFPKLQIACNTVVTEGMVVRTDTEKIRKAVTGVLELMLIHHPVDCPICDQAGECGLQNYYMKYGLHKSRYDLEDKVRKKKVQDIGGMIVLDAERCILCSRCIRFLREVSKTCEMEFFQRGDHSEISIFPGRKLDNYYTGNLADICPVGALTNKDFRFKCRVWFLSSFDSVCTGCANGCNVLADFKGDILYRLKPRRNDAVNQTWMCDFGRLEYRKANEARLLVPVLRENGKAAAAAWEGVLSTTALRLRDIADNEGPDAVAVIASPRSSNEELFLAKKLAAEVLKTENIGFTSRTPGDRTSDDFLIKGDKNPNSTGAQLLGITEEGFGRVVKAISDRKIRALLVFGSELSDFPDSQVEALLSNVPFVAQVGTNEGVVSRVANAVLPSASFAERGGTFTNFTGRVQRFSQGFPPRGKAMNEIEILAGLANRMGADWKFDGEASVFRALAASSAPFAGMSYESLGSEGQVVAEGRK; from the coding sequence ATGCCGACGTTCACCATAAACGGGATTTCTGCAACCGTTCCGGACGGGACGACGATCCTTGCCGCCGCTATCCGGATCGGGGTCGAGATTCCCCACTACTGCTACCATCCGAAGCTCTCCATCGCCGGGAACTGCCGGATGTGCCTCGTGGAAGTGGAGAAGTTCCCGAAACTGCAGATCGCCTGCAACACCGTGGTGACCGAGGGGATGGTGGTCCGGACGGACACGGAGAAGATCCGCAAAGCGGTGACCGGCGTTCTCGAGCTGATGCTGATCCACCACCCGGTCGACTGCCCCATCTGCGACCAGGCGGGGGAGTGCGGTCTCCAGAACTATTACATGAAATACGGGCTCCACAAGAGCCGGTACGATCTCGAGGACAAGGTCCGCAAGAAGAAGGTGCAGGACATCGGCGGCATGATCGTCCTGGACGCCGAGCGGTGCATCCTTTGCTCCCGCTGCATCCGGTTCCTGCGGGAAGTGTCGAAAACGTGCGAGATGGAGTTCTTCCAGCGGGGGGATCACTCCGAGATCTCCATATTCCCCGGGCGGAAACTGGACAACTACTACACCGGGAACCTGGCCGACATCTGCCCCGTGGGAGCGCTGACGAACAAGGACTTCCGTTTCAAGTGCCGGGTGTGGTTCCTTTCCTCCTTCGATTCCGTCTGCACCGGATGCGCGAACGGCTGCAACGTCCTTGCGGACTTCAAGGGCGACATCCTGTACCGGCTGAAGCCCCGCCGCAACGACGCGGTCAACCAGACCTGGATGTGCGACTTCGGCCGGCTCGAATACAGGAAAGCGAACGAGGCGAGGCTGCTCGTCCCCGTCCTCCGGGAGAACGGGAAGGCTGCCGCCGCCGCATGGGAAGGGGTACTCTCCACGACGGCCTTGAGGCTCCGCGATATAGCCGATAACGAAGGGCCGGATGCGGTGGCGGTCATCGCCTCTCCCCGGTCCTCCAACGAGGAGCTGTTCCTTGCGAAGAAGCTGGCGGCCGAGGTCCTGAAGACGGAGAACATAGGGTTTACCTCGCGTACGCCGGGCGACCGCACCTCCGACGATTTCCTCATCAAGGGGGACAAGAACCCCAACTCGACGGGGGCACAGCTCCTCGGTATCACCGAAGAGGGCTTCGGCCGCGTCGTCAAGGCGATCTCGGACCGCAAGATCCGGGCGCTCCTTGTTTTCGGGAGCGAACTTTCCGATTTCCCGGACTCGCAAGTCGAGGCGCTCCTTTCGAACGTACCGTTCGTCGCCCAGGTCGGAACGAACGAGGGAGTCGTCTCCCGCGTGGCGAACGCGGTCCTTCCGTCGGCCTCCTTCGCCGAGCGGGGCGGAACGTTCACCAACTTCACGGGCCGTGTGCAGCGGTTCAGCCAGGGTTTCCCGCCCAGGGGAAAGGCGATGAACGAGATTGAGATCCTCGCCGGGCTTGCGAACCGGATGGGCGCGGACTGGAAATTCGACGGCGAGGCCTCCGTGTTCCGGGCGCTGGCGGCTTCGTCGGCGCCGTTTGCGGGAATGAGCTACGAATCCCTCGGTTCCGAGGGACAGGTCGTTGCGGAAGGGCGTAAATGA
- the nuoF gene encoding NADH-quinone oxidoreductase subunit NuoF has protein sequence MTMETVLSTHWANERYRHVDTYVELGGYQALRKALGMEKQQIVDEVKKANLRGRGGAGFPAGVKWGFLPKDMSRPRVLVINADEGEPGTFKDREIMRRTPHQLLEGIAIASYAMTIHMSYIYIRGEFVREAKVLEEAIAEAYAKGFLGKNILGSGFDIDVTVHRGAGAYICGEETSLINSLEGKRGWPRIKPPFPASVGAFGLPTIVNNVETIADVPWIVTNGGEKFAALGVEKNGGTRLIGVSGAVNRPGVYELSAGVNLKDVIYVHAGGIKDGKELKAVIPGGSSTPVLRPDEIDVTFDIESMAKIGTMAGSGGVIVIPEGTCMVRALMVLENFYAHESCGQCTPCREGTGWLAKIMRRIENGQGREGDIELVLDLCDNMMGRTICPLADAAAMPAQSFIWKFREEFERHIKEKKCPYGNKF, from the coding sequence GGCGCTCCGCAAGGCGCTCGGAATGGAAAAGCAGCAGATCGTCGACGAGGTGAAGAAGGCGAACCTGCGGGGCCGAGGCGGCGCGGGTTTCCCTGCGGGCGTCAAGTGGGGGTTCCTCCCGAAGGACATGTCCCGCCCGCGGGTGCTGGTGATCAACGCGGACGAAGGGGAGCCGGGCACTTTCAAGGACCGGGAGATCATGCGCAGGACGCCGCACCAGCTCCTGGAGGGGATCGCAATCGCTTCGTACGCGATGACGATCCACATGAGCTACATCTACATCCGCGGCGAGTTCGTCCGCGAGGCGAAGGTCCTCGAGGAAGCTATCGCCGAAGCGTACGCCAAGGGATTCCTGGGGAAAAACATCCTGGGCTCGGGATTCGACATCGACGTCACCGTTCACCGGGGCGCGGGCGCCTACATATGCGGCGAGGAAACCTCCCTCATCAACTCCCTCGAAGGGAAGCGCGGCTGGCCGCGGATCAAGCCTCCCTTCCCGGCGTCCGTCGGCGCGTTCGGCCTCCCCACGATCGTCAACAACGTCGAGACGATCGCCGATGTGCCGTGGATCGTCACCAACGGCGGGGAAAAGTTCGCCGCCCTGGGGGTGGAGAAGAACGGCGGTACGCGCCTTATCGGGGTTTCCGGCGCCGTGAACCGGCCCGGGGTATACGAGCTTTCTGCCGGGGTGAACCTGAAGGACGTCATTTACGTCCACGCCGGCGGGATCAAGGACGGGAAGGAACTGAAGGCGGTGATCCCCGGCGGCTCCTCCACCCCGGTTCTGCGCCCCGACGAAATCGACGTGACGTTCGACATCGAGTCGATGGCGAAGATCGGAACGATGGCGGGATCGGGCGGGGTCATCGTGATTCCCGAGGGAACATGCATGGTCCGCGCCCTCATGGTTCTCGAGAACTTCTACGCGCACGAGTCGTGCGGGCAGTGCACGCCGTGCCGCGAGGGGACCGGCTGGCTGGCGAAGATCATGAGAAGGATCGAGAACGGGCAGGGGCGCGAGGGGGACATCGAGCTGGTGCTCGACCTCTGCGACAACATGATGGGCAGGACGATCTGCCCCCTTGCCGACGCGGCGGCGATGCCTGCCCAGTCGTTCATCTGGAAGTTCCGCGAGGAGTTCGAGCGGCACATCAAGGAAAAGAAATGCCCGTACGGGAATAAATTTTAG